In the genome of Phycisphaerae bacterium, one region contains:
- a CDS encoding diguanylate cyclase, with the protein MRQHFYRGLFGLQFRTTVLLTGVVLAATGLTGATYLRLSQQTTLRQCKMHASALARTLAVGGARAVPLEDRQRLLAIVEDAVPDTDLCYVVFTDMGGRILASQQRCPGTVNQIILRDKDHISVEPIDQGRVMTDGAGQEWIDVVYPVPAYFDGSPMGGAAGHRPTTGYVRLGLSLRVPGQALDAMSRHIIGLAVGIALLMVPLGYEIVRYLVKPINQLSEAAAGLAMGKLETRVAGARRDEIGELSRSFNAMADTLSASHHQLTQQSAELEQRVRQRTNDLEKVNRQLREMASRDSLTGLYNRRHFNEILSQLFAEAERYGKELTCMMMDLDNFKRVNDTLGHQMGDQLLELTARVITGSIRESDVAVRYGGDEFAVLLPQTSPNDARVSAERLLTRFRAEIARSLPEASIVSLSIGLASREQDQPGSAKELLNLSDEALYLAKAGGKDRIMVLRPGQLAGNAA; encoded by the coding sequence ATGCGTCAACATTTCTATCGCGGGTTGTTCGGACTCCAGTTCCGAACGACGGTGCTGCTCACGGGCGTGGTCCTGGCGGCGACCGGTCTGACGGGCGCGACGTATCTGCGGCTCTCCCAGCAAACGACGCTGCGTCAATGCAAAATGCACGCGAGCGCGCTCGCCCGGACGCTGGCGGTCGGTGGGGCGCGGGCCGTTCCCCTTGAGGATCGGCAGCGGTTGTTGGCGATCGTCGAGGACGCGGTGCCGGACACCGACCTGTGCTACGTCGTTTTCACGGACATGGGGGGGCGAATTCTGGCGAGCCAGCAGCGTTGCCCCGGCACGGTCAATCAGATCATTCTGCGGGACAAGGACCATATTTCGGTCGAGCCGATCGACCAGGGGCGGGTGATGACGGACGGCGCGGGTCAGGAGTGGATCGACGTGGTCTATCCGGTACCGGCGTATTTCGACGGATCGCCGATGGGCGGCGCGGCAGGGCACAGGCCGACGACGGGTTACGTGCGGCTGGGGTTGAGCCTGCGGGTGCCAGGACAGGCGCTGGATGCCATGTCCCGACACATCATCGGACTGGCGGTGGGGATCGCGCTGCTCATGGTGCCGCTGGGCTACGAGATCGTGCGATATCTCGTCAAGCCGATCAACCAACTCTCCGAGGCGGCGGCGGGACTGGCGATGGGAAAATTGGAAACGCGCGTGGCGGGCGCACGGCGCGATGAAATCGGCGAACTGAGCCGGTCGTTCAACGCGATGGCGGATACGCTGTCCGCATCCCACCATCAGCTCACTCAACAGAGCGCGGAATTGGAGCAGCGCGTGCGGCAGCGGACGAACGACCTGGAGAAGGTCAACCGGCAGCTTCGGGAGATGGCATCGCGCGACTCGCTGACCGGTCTGTACAACCGGCGGCATTTCAACGAGATCTTGTCGCAACTGTTCGCGGAGGCGGAGCGGTACGGCAAGGAATTGACGTGCATGATGATGGACCTGGACAACTTCAAGCGGGTCAATGACACGCTGGGCCATCAGATGGGCGACCAACTTCTGGAATTGACGGCGCGGGTGATCACGGGATCGATCCGCGAATCGGACGTGGCGGTGCGCTACGGCGGGGACGAGTTCGCCGTACTGTTGCCGCAGACGTCGCCGAACGACGCGCGGGTCTCGGCGGAAAGGCTCTTAACGCGGTTTCGAGCGGAGATCGCGCGGTCGCTGCCGGAGGCGAGCATCGTGTCGCTGTCGATCGGTCTGGCCAGCCGCGAGCAGGACCAGCCGGGCTCGGCCAAAGAGTTGCTTAACCTGTCGGACGAGGCGCTGTACCTGGCGAAGGCGGGCGGGAAAGATCGGATCATGGTCCTGCGGCCGGGGCAGTTGGCGGGGAATGCGGCCTGA